Proteins from a single region of Mycoplasmopsis edwardii:
- a CDS encoding RNA polymerase subunit sigma, with protein MKRYDFLKIYKPLNELVDDIELLDSLVKNGFSDAKDILNMDESEIQRISKNKLKAKKLKNIIKEVYKITTFLKTDQKATYNLNNEYFLDYDIIDFYNLETVNHDFLKNENIKTISDMYTFLDIPVSVPKIKRANIILKEIEKIKISELNDIKNEHVLFLDLWNSLFKVSPIIDNKIESLIVKNNSIESIKTQKIEIISLYIEYYLKKSNMLTKIDEFNEIIKDFEQLKEEVFKFLSNKIEFINEFIKLKKPSIKQVDLINLEDEEYKRLYDIVFGEKEIVPDVGYYLNKFKLINKKMNISFDEEYFVYLNNTYDIKNNELKDYFYLNEMQVYYINSFSISKTTRASIDEAIDDDLIPNDWKRKIEQIIFKSRHYLDLPNGKYIKNNKRDILEFIITNFAQDYIHIDEIHAHYQRIVNESSLADDAKEKTLKDLKLHDIESILQRVECVILNLNKKYRYYSLIKYNFDHFLEELNLEQYEDSIFSTSFFMKKFPKLMEEYDIRNEYDLHNILKKVLQNKFSKINFGRMPIIKIGTPNEEEQILNFLKELKKCHHDDFFEKYSEKFGFHKASAISNYSKYLEKYFSNGYYSIESGKINTNIDNFEFQKLKNELKKDFYTKEEFLEEAKNILNKEVLINQYLCRQIEFNELDGYLYRSFGCKNILEVIQYHLNNCEKFEIKSYLESLGFSKEYFKTNTFYYAIAELKRNFEIIKVENKNIFSSFNTINKNTGIKKEEIIDFCEKAKEYTNNESLTYYELLEHGFQHPLIKYNMSDTFYKYLIDWNNSFGKNIDLKKGEIKTNETDKESTIEIEEKEQNNEVTKNASNSREVLILLNFLTSWFIENEEDPISIDVLKRNIQEQFNIEINEKYIIELLSVVPFYYHNKLGLIFKDKNTYLKIISEY; from the coding sequence ATGAAAAGATATGATTTTTTAAAAATTTATAAACCATTAAATGAGCTTGTTGATGATATAGAGCTTCTTGATTCTTTAGTTAAGAATGGCTTCAGTGATGCAAAAGATATATTGAATATGGATGAATCGGAAATTCAAAGAATTTCTAAAAACAAATTAAAAGCAAAAAAATTAAAAAATATAATAAAAGAAGTATATAAAATAACCACTTTTTTGAAAACTGACCAAAAGGCGACATATAACTTAAATAATGAATACTTTCTCGATTACGACATAATTGATTTTTATAATTTGGAAACCGTTAATCATGATTTTTTAAAAAATGAAAATATAAAAACTATATCTGATATGTATACATTCTTAGATATACCTGTTTCTGTCCCTAAAATAAAAAGAGCGAATATTATCTTGAAGGAAATAGAAAAAATTAAAATATCGGAGTTAAATGATATAAAAAATGAGCACGTATTGTTTTTAGACTTATGAAACTCTCTTTTTAAAGTATCGCCAATTATAGATAATAAGATTGAATCATTAATTGTTAAAAATAACAGCATCGAATCCATCAAGACTCAAAAAATAGAAATAATATCACTCTACATCGAATATTATTTAAAAAAATCTAATATGCTTACTAAAATTGATGAGTTTAATGAAATCATAAAAGACTTCGAACAACTAAAAGAAGAAGTTTTCAAATTTTTATCAAACAAAATTGAATTTATAAATGAATTTATAAAATTGAAAAAACCTTCTATAAAACAAGTTGACCTCATAAATTTAGAAGATGAGGAATATAAGCGTCTATACGATATTGTATTCGGTGAAAAAGAAATTGTACCAGACGTAGGTTATTACTTAAACAAATTTAAACTAATTAATAAAAAAATGAATATTTCATTTGATGAAGAATATTTTGTATATTTAAATAATACTTATGATATTAAAAATAATGAATTAAAAGATTACTTCTATTTAAACGAAATGCAAGTATATTATATAAACTCATTTTCAATTTCCAAAACAACAAGAGCTTCGATAGATGAAGCAATAGATGATGATTTAATACCGAATGATTGAAAAAGAAAAATTGAACAAATAATTTTTAAATCAAGGCATTATTTAGATTTACCTAACGGAAAATATATAAAAAATAATAAAAGAGATATTCTTGAGTTTATAATAACGAATTTTGCACAGGATTATATCCATATTGATGAAATACATGCACACTACCAAAGAATTGTTAATGAAAGTTCTTTAGCTGATGATGCAAAAGAAAAAACCCTAAAAGATTTGAAATTACATGATATAGAATCTATATTGCAAAGGGTGGAATGCGTTATTTTAAACCTAAATAAAAAGTATAGATACTATTCATTAATTAAGTATAATTTCGATCATTTTTTAGAAGAGTTAAACTTAGAACAATATGAGGATTCAATATTTTCAACAAGTTTTTTCATGAAAAAATTCCCAAAACTCATGGAAGAATATGATATCAGAAATGAGTATGATCTTCACAACATTTTAAAAAAAGTTCTACAAAACAAATTTAGTAAAATTAATTTCGGGAGAATGCCTATAATTAAAATTGGTACACCCAATGAAGAAGAACAAATATTAAACTTTTTAAAAGAATTAAAGAAATGCCATCATGACGATTTTTTTGAAAAATATAGTGAAAAATTTGGGTTTCATAAAGCATCTGCAATTTCTAACTATAGTAAATATTTAGAAAAATATTTTTCCAATGGTTATTACTCTATTGAAAGTGGAAAAATTAATACAAATATAGATAATTTTGAATTTCAAAAATTAAAAAATGAATTGAAAAAGGATTTTTACACGAAAGAGGAATTTTTAGAAGAAGCCAAAAATATATTAAATAAAGAAGTTTTAATTAATCAATACTTATGTAGACAAATCGAATTTAATGAATTAGATGGTTATTTATATAGAAGTTTTGGTTGCAAAAATATTTTAGAAGTAATACAATACCACCTAAATAATTGTGAAAAATTTGAAATAAAAAGTTATTTAGAGAGCTTGGGGTTTAGTAAAGAATATTTTAAAACTAACACTTTTTATTATGCAATAGCTGAATTAAAAAGAAATTTCGAAATTATAAAGGTAGAAAATAAAAACATCTTTTCTTCTTTTAACACAATAAACAAGAATACAGGAATAAAAAAAGAAGAAATAATAGATTTTTGCGAAAAAGCAAAAGAATATACTAACAATGAATCATTAACTTATTATGAACTTTTAGAACATGGTTTTCAACACCCATTAATAAAATACAATATGAGTGACACTTTTTATAAGTATCTTATAGATTGAAACAATTCCTTTGGCAAAAATATAGATCTAAAAAAGGGCGAAATAAAAACTAATGAAACTGACAAAGAAAGTACTATCGAAATTGAAGAAAAGGAGCAAAACAACGAAGTCACAAAGAATGCAAGCAATTCAAGAGAAGTACTAATATTATTAAATTTCTTAACCTCATGATTTATCGAAAATGAAGAAGACCCAATATCTATAGATGTATTAAAGAGAAATATTCAAGAACAGTTTAATATTGAAATTAATGAAAAATATATTATTGAGTTACTATCTGTTGTCCCATTCTACTACCATAATAAATTAGGATTAATTTTTAAAGATAAAAATACTTATTTAAAAATAATTAGTGAGTATTAA
- a CDS encoding restriction endonuclease subunit S, with amino-acid sequence MFSEEKSNISSIRFNEFTNAWEQEKLSNLGKTYSGLSGKTKKDFGHGNAKYVTYLNVFKNPITSIYDLDLIKKDTKQNSVKYGDIFVTTSSETPEEVGMTSVWSFNIENVYLNSFCFSLRFDNIDSYDIYFLANNLRNKKMRKKIILLAQGISRFNISKQKFMNINIDFPNINEQNKIGQTFRLLNNLITLHHRKLKAIENIKKTLLDKMFPDAKFKISSIKSKKFTHTWEQEKLGNLLNYYNGVSNEANQLNKGKYKIINLNSISTNGYLKPSGKFLNYSKETLKKDDIVIILSDIALGKLLGMTAVIPSDNEYVLNQRVGLLRNNNYQRIDSHFISFCINRKQKEIMKKGGGSSQLNLSKWSVINFKINMTVLKEQEKISKLFNNLKTLITLHQRKLKALENIKKTLLDKMFPDEKSNIPSIRFKEFTNAWEQEKLGNISTIFTGEFIHQNMQSHLFKFPVYNGGTNFTGFYKYFNQEKGKIVMSSRGIGAGFANYVDCNFWAGNSVFSINVKESHLKFVFWNLKKQKKQISKLIKNSGIPSLLLNDVLDILIYTTSSLEEQKISKIHDYLNNLITLHQRGLFWRENEEKIRNIVL; translated from the coding sequence ATGTTTTCTGAAGAAAAATCAAACATTTCTTCAATAAGATTCAACGAATTCACTAACGCTTGAGAACAAGAAAAGTTGAGTAACTTAGGAAAGACATATTCAGGTTTGTCAGGTAAAACTAAAAAAGATTTCGGACACGGGAATGCTAAATACGTAACATACTTAAATGTCTTTAAAAATCCAATAACTAGCATATATGATTTAGATTTGATAAAAAAAGATACAAAACAAAATAGCGTGAAATACGGAGATATTTTTGTTACAACTTCTTCTGAAACTCCTGAAGAAGTAGGAATGACTTCTGTATGATCTTTTAATATAGAAAACGTTTATTTAAACTCCTTTTGTTTTAGTTTAAGATTCGATAACATTGACAGTTACGATATTTATTTCCTTGCAAATAATTTGAGAAATAAAAAAATGAGAAAAAAGATTATTTTATTAGCTCAGGGAATATCTAGATTTAATATATCTAAACAGAAATTTATGAATATTAACATTGATTTCCCGAATATTAATGAGCAAAATAAAATTGGACAAACCTTTCGTTTGTTAAATAACCTTATCACCCTTCATCATCGTAAGTTAAAGGCCATTGAAAATATTAAAAAGACACTATTAGATAAGATGTTTCCTGACGCGAAATTTAAGATTTCTTCTATAAAATCTAAGAAATTTACTCACACTTGAGAACAGGAAAAGTTGGGAAATTTATTAAATTATTATAATGGAGTATCTAATGAAGCAAACCAGCTTAATAAAGGAAAATACAAAATAATAAACTTAAACTCCATATCTACAAATGGGTATTTAAAACCTTCTGGAAAATTTTTGAATTATTCAAAAGAAACACTTAAAAAAGATGATATTGTAATTATCCTTAGCGATATTGCCTTGGGTAAATTATTAGGTATGACTGCTGTTATTCCTTCGGATAATGAGTATGTTTTAAACCAAAGAGTAGGATTACTTAGAAATAATAATTATCAAAGAATTGATTCGCACTTTATTTCATTTTGCATAAATAGAAAGCAAAAAGAAATAATGAAAAAAGGTGGTGGATCTTCTCAATTAAATTTATCAAAATGAAGTGTTATAAATTTTAAAATTAATATGACTGTTTTAAAAGAACAAGAGAAAATATCTAAATTATTTAATAATTTAAAAACTCTTATCACCCTTCATCAGCGTAAGTTAAAAGCTCTTGAAAATATTAAAAAGACGCTATTAGATAAGATGTTTCCTGATGAAAAATCAAACATTCCTTCAATAAGATTCAAGGAATTCACTAACGCTTGAGAACAGGAAAAGTTGGGAAATATTTCAACAATTTTTACTGGAGAATTTATTCATCAAAATATGCAATCACATCTTTTTAAATTTCCTGTATATAATGGAGGGACAAATTTTACTGGTTTTTACAAATATTTTAATCAAGAAAAAGGAAAAATTGTTATGAGTTCAAGAGGCATTGGGGCAGGATTTGCAAATTATGTAGATTGCAATTTTTGAGCCGGAAATTCAGTGTTTTCTATTAATGTAAAAGAAAGCCATCTAAAGTTTGTATTTTGGAATTTAAAAAAACAAAAAAAACAAATTTCTAAATTAATAAAAAATTCCGGAATACCTTCATTATTATTAAATGATGTTTTGGATATTTTGATTTATACAACATCCTCTTTAGAAGAACAAAAAATTAGCAAAATACATGATTATTTAAATAACCTTATCACCCTTCATCAGCGTGGGCTTTTTTGGAGGGAAAATGAAGAAAAAATCAGAAATATTGTTTTATAA
- a CDS encoding site-specific integrase: protein MKKKSEILFYKYFQNWIYVYKKGSIRKVSFMKYELSLDWIIKLAPELRLCDIDRTNYQKLLNDYAYYHERQTTMDFHHHLKSCLLDAFDEGLLDNDPTRKVVVKGKPPRAKRQKFLSQFELQLLLKSLKLKDKLNPDWLLLLIAKTGLRFSEAIAITPEDFDFAKQTLNISKTWNYKENGGFLPTKNKSLIRKIPLDWLTISQFSGLIKDLPVDKPIFLLKEKIYNSTINDTLKRRCKIANVPIITIHGLRHTHASILLYAGVSIASVAKRLGHSSMNTTERIYLHIINELENKDIDVVMRSISSLN, encoded by the coding sequence ATGAAGAAAAAATCAGAAATATTGTTTTATAAATATTTTCAAAATTGAATATATGTTTATAAAAAAGGTTCTATAAGAAAGGTTAGTTTTATGAAATATGAGCTATCGCTTGATTGAATAATAAAACTAGCACCAGAATTAAGATTATGCGATATTGATAGAACAAATTATCAAAAATTACTCAATGATTATGCATATTATCACGAGAGACAAACAACAATGGATTTTCATCACCATTTAAAAAGTTGTTTATTAGATGCGTTTGATGAAGGTTTATTAGATAATGATCCAACAAGAAAGGTTGTTGTAAAAGGCAAACCACCTAGAGCTAAAAGACAAAAATTTTTAAGTCAGTTTGAATTACAATTACTTTTAAAATCTTTAAAACTAAAAGATAAATTAAACCCTGATTGGTTATTACTATTGATAGCTAAAACTGGATTAAGGTTTTCTGAGGCTATAGCAATAACCCCTGAAGATTTTGATTTTGCTAAGCAAACTTTAAATATTTCTAAAACATGAAATTATAAAGAAAATGGTGGTTTTTTACCAACTAAAAATAAATCATTAATAAGAAAAATACCGCTAGATTGATTAACGATATCACAATTTTCTGGGTTAATTAAGGATTTGCCTGTTGATAAACCAATTTTTTTATTAAAAGAAAAAATTTATAATTCGACTATAAATGACACTCTTAAAAGAAGGTGTAAAATAGCTAATGTACCTATAATAACAATTCATGGACTTAGACACACGCATGCATCTATTTTATTATATGCAGGTGTTTCTATTGCTTCTGTTGCAAAACGTTTAGGGCATTCAAGTATGAACACAACGGAAAGAATTTACTTACACATTATAAATGAACTCGAAAATAAAGATATTGATGTTGTAATGCGCTCGATATCTAGTTTAAATTAG
- a CDS encoding HsdR family type I site-specific deoxyribonuclease encodes MNREKLKGQPITKDELKTLINSINNYENISSINTNMIKKNTWGVLRRGEEQINLSLINKFQFNDDGGKNYFQIARQFRTKDQKDDDKRPDLLLLINGMPLIHIELKRDDKSIDRATNNIENYDLHNRSIYSGILKLVHIVIAMTPYSMKYALRNKELNFQKWYNKNEHKEINYWEDVVRDFLSIPKSLELICHYTMADKNELKMLRSYQYYAVKKILEKIKKSNLSEADCDKPIKGGYIWHSTGSGKTFTSFKASSLIIDYNLADIVIFVADRIELVDQTYEEFGIYIDKKEDIEETSSAKDLSKHIKSKEQKIIVTSINKLSKQSETYKHIIDKKRIVLIFDEAHRSTSSEMMKDIKKLFNKRTIIFGFTGTPIFDNNELTTEDIFGEQLDRYTMGDSIIHDQVLKFAFKYLIFEKLYKWAFKCNEKNNNEYCLERLNSFNSIVDFKNDFKNEQNSISYKVQSIIEEFTEKSNNLNKLIKLEKEIEYIYDSDLFKNLVVEDILSDYSNQETPYSSLLATSNIQDAMKYFNIFENHIENSENEKIKNFKFTVLFTKTENNEESPQKIEVHEEFFEKLYSKYEADFDQKIYEYSEFKKDISTRLKRKKEGKVLDLLIVVNQMLTGFDSKYIQTVYFDKTPKSYELIQNVSRTNRKLLHSNKKYGRSFFYRKPNHMKQEVQESFKKYSFQNLEEISAKKLEEHFPDINKNFQEISNLLTDLNLKWFERIPQNFEYEDVEKIKKIKKLLRHLLSLASKMRNVSLLGFDWEIHGKNIEFDSKIEKTIDPKIRDINRILAQLPSEKDEYEFDPDVNIFYDSLEYINTNARTEEYDKEFFIKLEKELKNATKDQVDEILSYTSSPDNELIKEWYDKHRQGKYDKSLQEYVRERKKLSINKLVNEISNKFLISEEKILEFITEIYIEPDDIEKNNNFDRLWSFTELKGPQRLELKDELKKQIKNLKEKYRG; translated from the coding sequence ATGAATAGAGAAAAGTTAAAGGGTCAACCAATAACAAAAGATGAGTTAAAAACTTTAATAAATTCTATAAATAACTATGAAAATATTTCGTCAATTAACACAAATATGATTAAAAAAAATACATGAGGAGTGCTGAGAAGAGGTGAAGAACAAATTAACTTAAGTTTAATAAATAAATTTCAATTTAATGATGATGGCGGAAAAAATTATTTCCAAATAGCAAGACAATTTAGAACCAAAGATCAAAAAGATGACGATAAAAGACCAGATCTTTTATTGTTAATAAACGGAATGCCTTTAATACATATTGAATTAAAAAGAGATGATAAATCAATTGATCGTGCCACTAATAACATAGAAAATTATGACTTGCACAATAGATCGATATATTCTGGAATACTAAAATTGGTTCATATTGTTATTGCTATGACACCTTATTCAATGAAGTATGCTCTCAGAAATAAAGAGTTAAATTTTCAAAAATGGTATAACAAAAACGAACATAAAGAAATTAATTATTGAGAAGATGTTGTTAGAGACTTTTTATCAATTCCTAAATCATTAGAATTGATTTGTCATTACACTATGGCTGACAAAAATGAATTAAAAATGTTAAGAAGTTATCAATATTACGCAGTGAAAAAGATATTAGAAAAAATTAAAAAAAGTAATTTATCAGAAGCGGATTGTGATAAACCTATAAAAGGAGGTTACATTTGACACTCTACAGGATCCGGAAAAACTTTCACAAGTTTTAAAGCAAGTTCTTTGATAATAGATTATAATTTAGCAGATATAGTAATTTTTGTTGCTGATAGAATAGAATTAGTTGATCAAACCTATGAAGAATTTGGTATTTATATCGATAAAAAAGAAGATATTGAAGAAACATCTTCAGCAAAAGATTTAAGTAAACATATAAAATCTAAAGAACAAAAAATCATTGTTACATCTATAAACAAATTATCTAAACAATCAGAAACATATAAACATATAATTGACAAAAAAAGAATTGTTTTAATTTTTGATGAAGCTCATAGAAGCACAAGTAGTGAGATGATGAAGGATATTAAAAAATTATTTAATAAAAGGACAATTATTTTTGGATTTACAGGAACTCCCATTTTCGATAATAATGAATTGACTACTGAAGATATTTTTGGAGAACAATTAGATAGATACACTATGGGAGACTCAATTATTCATGATCAAGTATTAAAATTTGCGTTCAAATATTTGATCTTTGAAAAATTATATAAATGAGCATTTAAATGTAATGAAAAAAATAATAATGAATATTGTTTAGAAAGATTAAATAGTTTTAATTCAATCGTTGATTTTAAAAATGATTTTAAAAATGAGCAAAACTCTATTTCTTATAAAGTACAAAGTATAATAGAAGAATTTACAGAGAAATCGAACAATTTAAATAAACTTATTAAATTAGAAAAAGAAATTGAATACATCTATGATTCTGATTTGTTTAAAAATTTGGTTGTAGAGGATATTTTATCTGATTATTCAAATCAAGAAACACCTTACTCATCATTGCTGGCAACTTCAAATATTCAAGATGCTATGAAGTATTTTAATATTTTTGAAAATCATATAGAAAATTCAGAGAATGAAAAAATTAAAAATTTTAAATTTACAGTGTTATTTACTAAAACAGAAAACAACGAAGAATCACCGCAAAAAATTGAAGTACATGAAGAATTTTTTGAAAAATTGTATTCAAAATATGAAGCAGATTTCGATCAAAAAATTTATGAATATTCTGAGTTTAAGAAAGATATCTCAACTAGGCTAAAAAGAAAGAAAGAAGGCAAAGTTTTAGATTTATTAATTGTTGTCAACCAAATGTTAACAGGTTTTGATTCAAAATATATTCAAACCGTTTACTTTGATAAAACACCAAAATCTTATGAATTAATTCAAAATGTTTCTAGAACTAATAGAAAATTATTGCACTCAAATAAAAAATATGGAAGATCTTTTTTTTATAGAAAACCTAACCATATGAAACAAGAAGTACAAGAGTCATTTAAAAAATATTCCTTTCAGAATTTAGAAGAAATAAGTGCAAAAAAATTAGAAGAACATTTCCCTGATATCAACAAAAATTTTCAAGAAATATCAAATTTACTTACAGATTTAAATTTAAAATGATTCGAAAGAATACCACAAAATTTTGAGTATGAAGATGTTGAAAAAATTAAAAAAATCAAAAAACTTTTAAGGCATTTACTTTCTCTCGCCAGCAAAATGCGAAATGTTAGTTTGTTAGGTTTTGATTGAGAAATACATGGTAAAAATATCGAATTTGATAGTAAAATAGAAAAAACAATAGACCCCAAAATAAGAGATATAAATAGAATTTTAGCACAATTACCTAGCGAAAAAGATGAATATGAATTTGATCCTGATGTAAATATATTTTATGATTCATTAGAATATATTAATACAAATGCCAGAACTGAAGAATATGATAAAGAATTTTTTATAAAACTTGAGAAAGAGTTAAAAAATGCGACTAAGGATCAGGTTGATGAAATTTTAAGTTATACTTCTTCTCCAGACAACGAACTTATAAAAGAATGGTATGATAAACACCGCCAAGGAAAATATGATAAAAGCTTACAAGAATATGTTAGAGAAAGAAAAAAACTCTCTATAAATAAACTTGTGAATGAAATTTCAAATAAATTTTTAATTAGTGAAGAAAAGATCCTAGAATTTATAACAGAAATTTACATAGAGCCTGATGATATAGAAAAAAATAATAACTTTGATAGACTTTGAAGTTTTACAGAGTTAAAAGGACCTCAAAGATTGGAATTGAAGGATGAGCTAAAAAAACAAATTAAAAATTTAAAAGAAAAATATAGGGGTTAA
- a CDS encoding restriction endonuclease subunit S — protein MNKNILWPSIRFKEFTNAWEQEKLGDICKFKNGKAHEQYVQKNGKYIIINSKFISSNKEIIKRSNICLTPLFKDEIVMVLSDIPNGKALAKTVIIEENNKFTLNQRIGSFKVSGIHNAKFINLILNRNKYFLSFDDKVNQTNLSNSIILGCKVLVTSLHEENNISKLFLHLNNLITLHQRKLKALENIKMTLLDKMFPDEKSNIPSIRFEEFTNAWEQEKLGEISQSYKSFIKINDIDKSGKYNLYGVNGYIGKTVFPPKFNDKSSILIVKDGSVGKKLILPPNSNFTSTIEGIYPNSNYLTEFLFHSIKVEKLLKFSIGSTIKHLYFSEYGNMNIFVTNLKEQEKISKLLDSLNNLITLHQRKIKKIENIKKTLLEKMFP, from the coding sequence ATGAATAAAAATATTTTATGACCTTCTATAAGATTCAAAGAATTCACTAACGCTTGAGAACAGGAAAAGTTGGGAGATATTTGTAAGTTTAAGAACGGTAAAGCTCATGAACAATATGTACAAAAAAACGGAAAATATATTATTATTAATTCTAAATTTATCTCATCTAACAAAGAAATTATTAAAAGATCAAACATTTGTTTAACACCATTGTTTAAGGATGAAATTGTTATGGTTCTAAGTGATATCCCTAATGGTAAAGCGCTTGCAAAGACAGTTATTATAGAAGAAAACAATAAATTTACTTTAAATCAAAGAATAGGATCATTTAAAGTTTCAGGAATTCATAATGCTAAATTTATTAACTTGATATTAAATAGGAACAAATACTTCTTAAGTTTTGATGACAAGGTTAACCAAACAAATCTATCAAATTCTATAATATTAGGTTGTAAAGTACTAGTTACAAGTTTACATGAAGAAAATAACATATCTAAATTGTTTTTGCACTTAAACAACCTTATCACCCTTCATCAGCGTAAGTTAAAAGCTCTTGAAAATATTAAAATGACGCTACTAGATAAGATGTTTCCTGATGAAAAATCAAACATTCCTTCTATAAGATTCGAAGAATTCACTAACGCTTGAGAACAGGAAAAGTTGGGAGAGATATCTCAATCATACAAAAGTTTTATAAAAATTAATGATATTGACAAAAGTGGTAAATACAATTTGTATGGAGTTAATGGTTATATTGGCAAGACTGTTTTTCCTCCAAAGTTCAATGATAAAAGTTCAATATTAATAGTTAAGGATGGTTCGGTAGGTAAAAAACTTATATTACCCCCTAATTCCAATTTTACATCTACGATTGAGGGGATATATCCGAACTCTAATTATTTGACTGAGTTTTTATTTCATTCAATAAAAGTTGAAAAATTATTAAAATTTTCTATAGGCTCAACTATTAAACATTTATATTTTTCAGAGTATGGAAATATGAATATTTTTGTGACAAACTTAAAAGAACAAGAGAAAATATCAAAATTATTAGATTCACTAAATAACCTTATCACCCTTCATCAGCGTAAAATAAAAAAGATAGAAAACATAAAAAAAACACTATTAGAAAAGATGTTTCCATAA